The Agrobacterium larrymoorei sequence CGCAATCATCGAAACCCCGTCGATCATGAACTGATGACGCGCCCGCTCCTGCCAGAGCTTCTCAATGATGGCGAGTTCGGCGCGGTTGTTGCAGCCGGTCATCTCTCCCTCAGGCGCATCGACAGCCACGGCCTTGCCGCCATTGGCGCGGGCGATCTCGACGATATCGGTCAGATAATACTCGCCCTTGGCATTGTTGTTGCCAATCCGGTCAAGCAGATCGAGCGCCCGGCGACCATTGATCGCCATCAAGCCGCTATTGCACCATGTGACCTTACGCTCGTCGTCGCTCGCATCCTTCTCTTCGCGAATGGCGACCAGCTCCCCATCCTGCACCAGAAGACGCCCGTAACCCGTTGGTTTGTCGGTGTGAAAGCCGATAACGACGACATCGACATTGTCGGTCAGTGCCTGGCGCGCCCGGTTCAGCGTCTCCGCCGTCAGTAGTGGCACGTCACCATACGCGATGAGAACGTCGTCGAAGCCCTTCTCGATGGCTTCGCGCGCCGCAAGCACCGCGTTACCCGTGCCGAGCCGTTCCTTTTGCAGATAGGGTTCGACTGAAACGCCCGCGACGCGTGCGGCATCCGCCACCTTGTCCGCATCGCGACCGACGACGAGAGCGGCAGCGGAGACACCAGCGCCGGAAACTGCCTGCATCACATGCGCGATCATCGGACGGCCAGCCACCGGGTGCAAAACCTTGGACATGGATGATTTCATGCGCGTGCTTTCACCGGCGGCGAGAATGACGGCAAGACAGGTGCGTTCCACTGATATCTCCATTCCAAGCATCGGATGTCTTTTGCCCGCTATAACCGCTCGACGATAAAGAAACCATGGAAATTGCGTGACGGCTTGAAAAGCGACGTGATGGCGGGCGCGGCTACAGCATCGGCCCGAAAATCGGACTCGATTTTCGGAAAGCACGATGCGTCGATCCAAAAAGGGAAAGCGTCCTTTGTGCGTCCACTAGGACGCACAGCGCTTTAGGCCAGTGAAAGTCGAGAACGCGCTTTCAACCGCCAGCGAATCCTCTAGTCTGCCGCGAACATTCCATCCCGAAATGCGGAAATTCCACATGTCCTCTTCGCACAGCGTCAGCCAGCCGGTCCGCGGCATGCTCATCATGGCAGCCTGCATGATCGTGCTGCCGGTCATGGACGCGATTGCGAAATATATGGCGCATGCCGGCATGTCCCCCGGTCAGGTGACCTTCTATCGCTTCTTCTTTCAGCTGGTCTGCACGATGCCGCTGCTGCTCTTCATGTCGCCAAAATCGCTGATCCATGCCAAGCGCCCCTGGCTCAATCTCTTGCGTGGCGTGCTGCATGCAGCCGCGAGCCTGACTTTCTTTGCAGCCGTCAAATACATGCCGCTTGCCGACGTCTTCGCCATCTACTTCGTCGAGCCCTTTCTGCTGACCATCATGTCGGCGCTGTTTCTCGGCGAGCGAGTCGGATGGATGCGCTGGAGCGCCATTGCGGTCGGCTTCATCGGCGCGATGATCGTCATCCAGCCGAGCTTCGAACTCTTCGGCCTCACCTCGCTTCTGCCGGTCGCCTGCGCCTTTCTCTTCACGCTTTATCTCTTCCTCAACCGGGCGATTGGTGAGGGTGACAGCCCGCTGGTGATGCAGACCATGGCGGGCATTGCCGGAACGATTTTCATGGGCGGTGCCCTGTTGATCGGCAGCGCATTCGGTGACGCCAATTTTGAAATGTCGCTGCCCGGCTGGGATCACGGCCTGGTTCTCCTGATCCTTCTCGGCTCGATCTCCGGCTACATGCACCTGCTCGTCGTTAAGGCCTTTCGTCTTGCGCCGGTGTCGCTTCTGGCGCCGTTTCAATATTTCGAGATCATCTCCGCCACCATTCTGGGCTACATGCTGTTCTCCGATTTTCCCACGCCGTCCAAATGGCTCGGTATCGTCATCATCGTCACATCTGGCCTCTTCATTATCTGGCGTGAGAGGCTGAGCGCTCGCCGCATCAAGATCACAGAGGTCGCGGAAGTTTGAAGATTTGCCGCAACTACACTTGTTCATGAGGCCCACGTCGGGCAAAACGTGCTTTCACGAATGACAAATACATAAGGAGACGAGACGATGGACGTTCGCGCCGCAGTCGCCGTTCAGGCCGGCAAGCCATTGGAAGTTATGACCGTTCA is a genomic window containing:
- a CDS encoding DMT family transporter codes for the protein MSSSHSVSQPVRGMLIMAACMIVLPVMDAIAKYMAHAGMSPGQVTFYRFFFQLVCTMPLLLFMSPKSLIHAKRPWLNLLRGVLHAAASLTFFAAVKYMPLADVFAIYFVEPFLLTIMSALFLGERVGWMRWSAIAVGFIGAMIVIQPSFELFGLTSLLPVACAFLFTLYLFLNRAIGEGDSPLVMQTMAGIAGTIFMGGALLIGSAFGDANFEMSLPGWDHGLVLLILLGSISGYMHLLVVKAFRLAPVSLLAPFQYFEIISATILGYMLFSDFPTPSKWLGIVIIVTSGLFIIWRERLSARRIKITEVAEV
- the glmU gene encoding bifunctional UDP-N-acetylglucosamine diphosphorylase/glucosamine-1-phosphate N-acetyltransferase GlmU, translating into MERTCLAVILAAGESTRMKSSMSKVLHPVAGRPMIAHVMQAVSGAGVSAAALVVGRDADKVADAARVAGVSVEPYLQKERLGTGNAVLAAREAIEKGFDDVLIAYGDVPLLTAETLNRARQALTDNVDVVVIGFHTDKPTGYGRLLVQDGELVAIREEKDASDDERKVTWCNSGLMAINGRRALDLLDRIGNNNAKGEYYLTDIVEIARANGGKAVAVDAPEGEMTGCNNRAELAIIEKLWQERARHQFMIDGVSMIAPETVFLSWDTKIGQDALIEPNVVIGPGVTIESGAVIHAFSHLEGAYVSAGATVGPYARLRPGANLAAKSKVGNFCEIKKAEIGEGAKVNHLTYIGDAFVGAGSNIGAGTITCNYDGINKHETRIGKNAFIGSNSALVAPVSIGDEAYVASGSVITDDVPGDALAFGRARQEVKEGRASVLRARAQAIKDAKKKPA